The proteins below are encoded in one region of Micromonospora sp. DSM 45708:
- the hflX gene encoding GTPase HflX — translation MREQETFHPYEDDELDTTTGEYELSERQALRRVPGLSTELTDITEVEYRQLRLERVVLVGVWTEGNQSDAENSLTELAALAETAGSQVLEGLIQRRNRPDPATYIGRGKVDDLGAVVLATGADTVICDGELSPSQLRNLEQRTKVKVVDRTALILDIFAQHAKSKEGKAQVELAQLEYLLPRLRGWGETLSRQTGGSGRGGGAGGGVGLRGPGETKLETDRRRIRHRIARLRREIKGMTTVRQTKRARRSRNAVPAVAIAGYTNAGKSSLLNRLTGAGVLVENALFATLDPTTRRATTSDGRLYTLSDTVGFVRHLPHQIVEAFRSTLEEVGDADLVVHVVDGTHPDPEEQVRAVREVLAEVGADRLPELLVVNKTDATDEETMLRLKRLWPEAVFVSAHSGRGVDELREAVERRLPRPAVEVRAVLPYDRGDLVARVHRQGEVLSTAHLPEGTLLHVRVGQALAAELAPYRAGDRLTNDDRVGAGR, via the coding sequence TTGCGCGAGCAGGAGACCTTCCATCCCTACGAGGACGACGAGCTCGACACCACCACCGGTGAGTACGAGCTGTCGGAGCGGCAGGCGCTGCGGCGGGTCCCTGGCCTCTCCACCGAACTCACCGACATCACTGAGGTCGAGTACCGCCAGCTCCGGCTGGAGCGGGTCGTCCTGGTGGGGGTCTGGACCGAGGGAAACCAGTCCGACGCGGAGAACAGCCTCACCGAGCTGGCGGCGCTGGCCGAGACGGCCGGCTCGCAGGTGCTCGAAGGGCTGATCCAGCGCCGTAACCGACCGGACCCGGCGACGTACATCGGTCGGGGCAAGGTCGACGACCTGGGCGCGGTGGTGCTCGCCACCGGCGCCGACACGGTGATCTGCGACGGTGAGCTGTCCCCGTCGCAGCTCCGCAACCTGGAGCAGCGCACCAAGGTCAAGGTGGTCGACCGCACCGCCCTGATCCTCGACATCTTCGCCCAGCATGCCAAGAGCAAGGAGGGCAAGGCGCAGGTCGAGCTGGCCCAGCTCGAATACCTGCTGCCGCGCCTGCGCGGTTGGGGTGAGACGCTCTCCCGGCAGACCGGTGGTAGCGGTCGCGGCGGTGGCGCCGGCGGCGGCGTGGGCCTGCGTGGTCCCGGTGAGACCAAGCTGGAGACCGACCGACGCCGGATCCGGCACCGCATCGCGCGGCTGCGCCGCGAGATCAAGGGCATGACCACGGTACGCCAGACGAAGCGCGCCCGGCGCTCCCGCAACGCGGTGCCCGCGGTGGCCATCGCCGGCTACACCAACGCCGGCAAGTCCAGCCTGCTCAACCGCCTCACCGGGGCGGGCGTGCTGGTGGAGAACGCGCTGTTCGCCACGCTGGACCCGACCACCCGCCGGGCCACCACCTCCGACGGGCGGCTCTACACGCTCTCCGACACGGTGGGGTTCGTCCGGCACCTGCCGCACCAGATCGTCGAGGCGTTCCGCTCGACGCTGGAGGAGGTCGGCGACGCCGACCTGGTGGTGCACGTGGTCGACGGCACCCACCCGGATCCGGAGGAGCAGGTCCGGGCGGTCCGTGAGGTGCTCGCCGAGGTGGGCGCCGACCGGCTGCCCGAGCTGCTGGTGGTCAACAAGACCGACGCCACCGACGAGGAGACGATGCTGCGGCTCAAGCGGCTCTGGCCGGAGGCGGTCTTCGTCTCCGCGCACAGCGGGCGCGGGGTCGACGAGCTGCGTGAGGCGGTCGAGCGGCGGCTGCCCCGGCCGGCCGTCGAGGTCCGCGCGGTGCTCCCGTACGACCGGGGTGACCTGGTGGCCCGGGTGCACCGCCAGGGTGAGGTGCTCAGCACCGCGCACCTGCCCGAGGGCACGCTGTTGCACGTGCGGGTGGGCCAGGCGCTCGCCGCGGAGCTGGCGCCGTACCGCGCGGGTGACCGGCTCACCAACGACGATCGGGTGGGCGCCGGACGGTGA
- a CDS encoding NAD-dependent malic enzyme — protein sequence MAITRLPSAGFSITIRIAVPADATSIGRLTTAAGEAGAIVTALDVVDSDPTNVIVDLTCDTADAGHADQVVDALTALDGVDVRKVSDRTFLLHLGGKIEVTPKVALRTRDELSRAYTPGVARVCMAIAENPADARRLTIKRNTVAVVSDGSAVLGLGNLGPAASLPVMEGKAALFKRFGGVDAWPVVLDTQDTDEIVSIVKAIAPAYGGINLEDIAAPRCFEIEARLREALDIPVFHDDQHGTAICVLAALTNALRVVGKQLADVRVVVSGAGAAGTAIMKLLLRQGVGDIIAYDRQGALHRGLPDLNPAWQWLAENTNRENYTGDLAGAVRGADVFIGVSAPNLLTGEDVAAMAKDAIVFALANPDPEVDPREARKYAAVVATGRSDQPNQINNVLAFPGVFRGMLDAHAEEFTEEMAIAAARAIADVVGEDKINPTVIVPSVFDSRVAPAVAAAVRAAAQNPAVTPPPAADPGPADLPEIAANASATP from the coding sequence GTGGCCATCACCCGACTGCCGAGTGCCGGATTCTCGATCACGATCCGGATCGCGGTACCCGCCGACGCCACCTCCATCGGCCGGCTGACCACCGCGGCGGGCGAGGCCGGCGCCATCGTCACCGCGCTGGACGTGGTCGACTCCGACCCGACCAACGTGATCGTCGACCTCACCTGCGACACCGCCGACGCCGGACACGCCGACCAGGTCGTCGACGCGCTCACCGCGCTCGACGGGGTGGACGTGCGCAAGGTTTCCGACCGGACGTTCCTGCTGCACCTCGGCGGCAAGATCGAGGTGACGCCGAAGGTCGCGCTGCGCACCCGCGACGAGTTGTCCCGCGCGTACACCCCGGGGGTGGCCCGGGTCTGCATGGCGATCGCGGAGAACCCGGCCGACGCCCGCCGGCTCACCATCAAGCGCAACACGGTCGCCGTGGTCAGCGACGGCTCGGCCGTGCTCGGCCTGGGCAACCTCGGGCCGGCCGCGTCGCTGCCGGTGATGGAGGGCAAGGCCGCGCTGTTCAAGCGCTTCGGCGGGGTGGACGCCTGGCCGGTGGTGCTGGACACCCAGGACACCGACGAGATCGTGTCGATCGTCAAGGCGATCGCGCCGGCGTACGGCGGGATCAACCTGGAGGACATCGCCGCGCCGCGCTGCTTCGAGATCGAGGCCCGGCTGCGCGAGGCGCTGGACATCCCGGTCTTCCACGACGACCAGCACGGCACCGCGATCTGCGTGCTGGCCGCGCTCACCAACGCGCTGCGCGTGGTGGGCAAGCAGCTCGCCGACGTCCGGGTCGTGGTCTCCGGCGCGGGCGCGGCCGGCACCGCGATCATGAAGCTGCTGCTGCGTCAGGGCGTCGGCGACATCATCGCGTACGACCGGCAGGGCGCGCTGCACCGCGGGCTGCCCGACCTGAACCCGGCCTGGCAGTGGCTGGCCGAGAACACCAACCGGGAGAACTACACCGGTGACCTGGCCGGTGCGGTACGCGGCGCGGACGTGTTCATCGGGGTGAGCGCGCCCAACCTGCTCACCGGCGAGGACGTCGCCGCGATGGCGAAGGACGCGATCGTCTTCGCGCTGGCCAACCCGGACCCGGAGGTGGACCCGCGGGAGGCGCGCAAGTACGCCGCCGTGGTCGCCACCGGCCGCTCGGACCAGCCGAACCAGATCAACAACGTGCTCGCCTTCCCGGGCGTGTTCCGCGGCATGCTCGACGCGCACGCCGAGGAGTTCACCGAGGAGATGGCGATCGCGGCGGCTCGGGCCATCGCCGACGTGGTCGGCGAAGACAAGATCAACCCCACCGTGATCGTGCCGAGCGTCTTCGACTCGCGGGTCGCCCCGGCGGTGGCCGCCGCGGTGCGCGCCGCCGCGCAGAACCCGGCCGTCACGCCGCCGCCGGCCGCCGACCCGGGCCCGGCCGACCTTCCCGAGATCGCCGCCAACGCCAGCGCCACCCCCTGA
- the dapF gene encoding diaminopimelate epimerase, translated as MEFTKGHGTGNDFVILPDPDGALDLTPGLVAALCDRRRGLGGDGVLRVVRAAKHPDGAALAGEAEWFMDYWNSDGSFAEMCGNGARVFVRYLLERSLVAPSGGTLPIATRAGLVRARVEGADVAVEMRRPRLHDAATATLGGLTLTGAAVDVGNPHLVCALPAALELAALDLTRGPEVDPAAFPAGVNVEFTTPGEPVDGTDGHVLMRVHERGSGETLSCGTGACAVAAVALHDAGRETGVVAVDVPGGRLTVTVTADSCWLSGPAVLIATGTLTRAVLRA; from the coding sequence GTGGAGTTCACCAAGGGTCACGGCACCGGCAACGACTTCGTCATCCTGCCCGACCCGGACGGCGCGCTCGACCTGACGCCCGGCCTGGTCGCCGCGCTCTGCGACCGGCGGCGCGGGCTGGGCGGCGACGGCGTGCTGCGCGTGGTGCGCGCCGCGAAGCACCCCGACGGCGCCGCGCTGGCCGGCGAGGCCGAGTGGTTCATGGACTACTGGAACTCCGACGGCTCGTTCGCCGAGATGTGCGGCAACGGTGCCCGGGTGTTCGTGCGTTATCTGCTGGAGCGGTCACTTGTCGCCCCGTCGGGCGGGACGCTGCCGATCGCCACCCGGGCCGGTCTGGTCCGGGCGCGCGTCGAGGGCGCGGACGTGGCGGTCGAGATGCGCCGCCCCCGCCTGCACGACGCGGCCACCGCCACGCTGGGCGGGCTGACCCTGACCGGCGCGGCGGTGGACGTCGGCAACCCGCACCTGGTGTGCGCGCTGCCCGCCGCGCTGGAGCTGGCCGCCCTCGACCTCACCCGCGGTCCCGAGGTCGACCCCGCGGCGTTCCCGGCCGGGGTCAACGTCGAGTTCACCACGCCCGGCGAGCCGGTCGACGGCACCGACGGGCACGTGCTGATGCGGGTCCACGAGCGAGGTTCCGGCGAGACGCTCTCCTGCGGCACCGGCGCGTGTGCGGTGGCGGCGGTGGCGTTGCACGACGCCGGCCGGGAGACCGGCGTCGTCGCGGTGGACGTCCCGGGCGGCCGGCTCACGGTCACCGTGACCGCCGACTCGTGCTGGCTGTCCGGCCCCGCCGTCCTGATCGCCACCGGCACCCTGACCCGCGCTGTCTTGCGGGCTTGA
- the miaA gene encoding tRNA (adenosine(37)-N6)-dimethylallyltransferase MiaA, with amino-acid sequence MTVVAVVGPTAAGKSALSIALAHALDGEVVNADSMQLYRGMDVGTAKLTPAEREGVPHHLLDIWPVTEPASVAEYQKLARAAVDDILARGRVPLLVGGSGLYVRAVLEQFEFPGTDPALRERLEAELAEVGPAPLHARLAGADPQAAAGILPTNGRRIVRALEVIELTGAPFTASLPAPTPYYPSVQLGVDLDTARLDERIALRVDRMWADGLVDEVRALVGAGLPEGRTASRALGYQQVLRFLAGELTETQAYEETIRATRRFVRRQRSWFRRDPRVHWLDSAAPDVVDTALRVTAGHRG; translated from the coding sequence ATGACGGTGGTGGCGGTGGTCGGGCCGACCGCGGCCGGCAAGTCGGCGCTGAGCATCGCGTTGGCGCACGCGCTCGACGGCGAGGTGGTCAACGCCGACTCGATGCAGCTCTACCGGGGCATGGACGTCGGCACCGCCAAGCTGACCCCGGCGGAGCGGGAGGGCGTGCCGCACCACCTGCTGGACATCTGGCCGGTGACCGAGCCGGCCAGCGTCGCCGAGTACCAGAAGCTGGCCCGCGCGGCGGTCGACGACATCCTCGCCCGGGGGCGGGTGCCGCTGCTGGTCGGCGGCTCCGGGCTCTACGTGCGGGCGGTGCTGGAGCAGTTCGAGTTCCCCGGCACCGACCCGGCGCTGCGGGAGCGGCTGGAGGCGGAGCTGGCCGAGGTCGGCCCCGCCCCGCTGCACGCCCGGCTGGCCGGGGCCGACCCGCAGGCCGCCGCCGGCATCCTGCCCACCAACGGCCGGCGGATCGTCCGGGCGCTGGAGGTGATCGAGCTGACCGGTGCGCCGTTCACCGCGTCGCTGCCCGCGCCGACGCCCTACTACCCGTCCGTGCAGCTCGGCGTCGACCTGGACACCGCCCGGCTGGACGAACGGATCGCGCTGCGGGTGGACCGGATGTGGGCCGACGGCCTGGTGGACGAGGTGCGCGCGCTGGTCGGCGCCGGGCTGCCCGAGGGGCGCACGGCCAGTCGGGCGCTCGGCTACCAGCAGGTGCTGCGCTTCCTGGCCGGGGAGCTGACCGAGACGCAGGCGTACGAGGAGACGATCCGGGCGACCCGGCGCTTCGTCCGACGGCAGCGCTCGTGGTTCCGGCGCGACCCGCGCGTGCACTGGCTCGACTCGGCCGCCCCGGACGTCGTCGACACGGCGCTGCGGGTGACCGCCGGGCATCGGGGATGA
- a CDS encoding class III extradiol ring-cleavage dioxygenase family protein produces the protein MPLVAAAVCPHPPLIVPELAGAAAPELDDLRAAADTAVARLLAAGPEAIVLVGGGPGTVRFNAADSGSLRGFGLDRSVRLWKISCSGGEVLPLSLTIGAWLLNRSGTELPRLARSVAHDAAPAECAAFGASLIDDDDPRVALLVLGDGSACRGVKAPGYDDPRAQAYDESVASALAGADADALRGLDPVLSAELRVAGRAPWQALAGAVAAAGGDWHGELSYHRAPYGVAYFVANWERS, from the coding sequence GTGCCCCTGGTCGCCGCCGCCGTCTGCCCCCATCCGCCGCTGATCGTGCCCGAGCTGGCCGGCGCCGCCGCGCCCGAGCTGGACGACCTGCGTGCCGCCGCCGACACGGCGGTCGCCCGGCTGCTCGCCGCCGGGCCCGAGGCGATCGTGCTGGTCGGCGGAGGGCCGGGGACCGTCCGGTTCAACGCCGCCGACTCGGGCTCCCTGCGCGGCTTCGGGCTCGACCGGTCGGTGCGGCTGTGGAAGATCTCCTGCTCCGGCGGCGAGGTTCTGCCGTTGAGCCTGACCATCGGCGCCTGGCTGCTGAACCGCTCCGGCACCGAGCTGCCCAGACTGGCCCGGTCGGTGGCGCACGACGCGGCACCGGCCGAGTGCGCGGCGTTCGGCGCGAGCCTGATCGACGACGACGATCCGCGGGTCGCGTTGCTGGTCCTCGGCGACGGGTCCGCCTGCCGGGGCGTCAAGGCGCCGGGGTACGACGACCCGCGCGCGCAGGCGTACGACGAATCGGTCGCCTCGGCCCTGGCCGGCGCGGACGCCGACGCCCTGCGCGGCCTGGACCCGGTGCTCTCCGCCGAGCTGCGGGTCGCCGGGCGGGCGCCCTGGCAGGCGCTGGCCGGCGCGGTCGCCGCGGCGGGCGGCGACTGGCACGGCGAGCTGAGCTACCACCGGGCGCCCTACGGCGTTGCCTACTTCGTGGCGAACTGGGAGCGGTCATGA
- a CDS encoding DUF349 domain-containing protein, with amino-acid sequence MSDWTAFGRVDEDGTVYVKTAEGERVVGSWQAGAPEEGLAHFARRFADLVTEVDLTEARLNSGAADAGHSLTTIRRIRASLPEAHVVGDIDALAARLDKLASVAEEKAGEAKAAREAARGEALTRKTALVEEAEKLAAESTGWKTAGDRLKEILDEWKTIRGVDKKTDGELWKRFAAARDGFTRRRGAHFASLDQQRKQAQTVKEELVAEAEKLKESTDWGVTAGQLKDLMAQWKAAPRAAKEAEQKLWERFRAAQDEFFTRRSEVFSARDNEQRGNLERKQALLVEAEALDVDGDPKGAQAKLREIQAQWHEAGRVPREAAAGLERRLRAVDEKVREVMDSAWRRTSKEDNPLLAQMRAQVAEAEERLARAQAAGDTRRVKEAEQALASKRQFLQLAEQAG; translated from the coding sequence ATGAGCGACTGGACTGCCTTCGGACGGGTGGACGAGGACGGCACCGTCTACGTCAAGACCGCCGAAGGCGAGCGGGTGGTCGGATCCTGGCAGGCGGGGGCCCCGGAAGAAGGGCTCGCCCACTTCGCCCGGCGCTTCGCCGACCTGGTGACCGAGGTGGACCTGACCGAGGCCCGGCTCAACTCGGGCGCGGCCGACGCCGGCCACTCGCTGACCACGATCCGCCGGATCCGCGCGTCACTTCCCGAGGCGCACGTGGTCGGGGACATCGACGCCCTGGCCGCCCGGCTGGACAAGCTGGCCTCGGTCGCCGAGGAGAAGGCCGGCGAGGCCAAGGCGGCCCGGGAGGCCGCCCGGGGCGAGGCGCTGACCCGCAAGACCGCCCTGGTCGAGGAGGCCGAGAAGCTGGCCGCCGAGTCGACCGGCTGGAAGACCGCCGGCGACCGGCTCAAGGAGATCCTCGACGAGTGGAAGACGATCCGCGGCGTCGACAAGAAGACCGACGGTGAGCTGTGGAAGCGGTTCGCCGCCGCGCGGGACGGCTTCACCCGGCGCCGGGGCGCCCACTTCGCCTCCCTGGACCAGCAGCGCAAGCAGGCGCAGACGGTCAAGGAGGAGCTGGTCGCCGAGGCCGAGAAGCTCAAGGAGTCCACCGACTGGGGCGTCACCGCCGGTCAGCTCAAGGACCTGATGGCCCAGTGGAAGGCCGCCCCGCGCGCCGCCAAGGAGGCCGAGCAGAAGCTCTGGGAACGGTTCCGGGCCGCGCAGGACGAGTTCTTCACCCGCCGCAGCGAGGTCTTCTCGGCGCGGGACAACGAGCAGCGGGGCAACCTGGAGCGCAAGCAGGCGCTGCTGGTCGAGGCCGAGGCGCTCGACGTCGACGGCGACCCGAAGGGCGCCCAGGCGAAGCTGCGGGAGATCCAGGCGCAGTGGCACGAGGCCGGCCGGGTGCCCCGCGAGGCGGCTGCCGGCCTGGAGCGCCGGCTGCGGGCGGTGGACGAGAAGGTCCGCGAGGTGATGGACTCGGCATGGCGGCGGACCTCCAAGGAGGACAACCCGCTGCTGGCGCAGATGCGCGCCCAGGTCGCCGAGGCCGAGGAGCGGCTGGCCCGGGCCCAGGCGGCCGGCGACACCCGCCGCGTCAAGGAGGCCGAGCAGGCGCTCGCGTCAAAGCGCCAGTTCCTCCAGCTCGCCGAGCAGGCCGGCTGA
- a CDS encoding cellulase family glycosylhydrolase: MHRRTALGGALTALATAAAGILVAATVSTTPAVAAAGGTGTGYLHTNGNKIVDSTGATVRLTGINWFGMETDNKTFHGLWSSNPWRGQLDTMARLGYNTLRIPFSNDSIKPGATATGINDFVNPDLIGLSPLQILDKVIDYAGSKGMRVILDRHRPTSAGQSPLWYTSGVSEATWIADWKTMAQRYANNPTVIGADLHNEPHAEGTNPAATGACWGCGDTARDWRLAAERAGNAILGVQPNWLIFVEGVSCPSGGLSNVWDNDPSNDEDCGWWGGNLSKAGQFPVRLSVANRLVYSPHEYATSVYRQAWFDDPSYPANMPAIWDKYWGYLYKQNIAPIMMGEFGTTLQDPKDKVWLENLMAYTGTGVNGMSFTYWSWNPNSGDTGGIANDDWTTVNQAKQAILQPYLIPPTGGGTTSPSPTGTPNTSPTPTTPAPSGGCTASYKQVNAWAGGFQGELTVKNTGTAAVNPWSATWTWPSGVTLASGWNATVTQSGTTVTAAAPGWASSLAPGASVTVGFTANGTAATPGSVKLNGTAC, from the coding sequence ATGCACCGACGCACCGCCCTCGGCGGCGCCCTGACGGCGCTCGCCACCGCCGCGGCCGGCATCCTCGTCGCCGCGACCGTCAGCACCACCCCGGCCGTCGCCGCGGCCGGCGGCACCGGCACCGGTTACCTGCACACCAACGGCAACAAGATCGTCGACAGCACGGGCGCGACCGTCCGGCTCACCGGCATCAACTGGTTCGGCATGGAGACCGACAACAAGACGTTCCACGGCCTGTGGTCGAGCAACCCGTGGCGCGGCCAGCTCGACACCATGGCCCGGCTGGGCTACAACACGCTGCGCATCCCGTTCTCGAACGACTCCATCAAGCCGGGCGCGACCGCGACCGGGATCAACGACTTCGTCAACCCGGACCTGATCGGGCTCTCCCCGCTGCAGATCCTGGACAAGGTCATCGACTACGCGGGCAGCAAGGGGATGCGGGTCATCCTGGACCGGCACCGGCCGACCTCGGCCGGGCAGTCGCCGCTCTGGTACACCTCGGGCGTCTCCGAGGCGACCTGGATCGCCGACTGGAAGACGATGGCCCAGCGGTACGCGAACAACCCCACGGTGATCGGCGCGGACCTGCACAACGAGCCGCACGCCGAGGGCACCAACCCGGCCGCCACCGGCGCGTGCTGGGGCTGCGGCGACACCGCCCGGGACTGGCGGCTCGCCGCCGAGCGGGCCGGCAACGCGATCCTCGGCGTGCAGCCCAACTGGCTGATCTTCGTGGAGGGGGTGAGCTGCCCGAGCGGCGGCCTGTCGAACGTCTGGGACAACGACCCCAGCAACGACGAGGACTGCGGCTGGTGGGGCGGCAACCTGTCCAAGGCCGGGCAGTTCCCGGTGCGGCTGAGTGTGGCGAACCGGCTGGTCTACTCGCCGCACGAGTACGCCACCTCGGTCTACCGGCAGGCCTGGTTCGACGACCCGAGCTACCCGGCGAACATGCCGGCGATCTGGGACAAGTACTGGGGTTACCTCTACAAGCAGAACATCGCGCCGATCATGATGGGCGAGTTCGGCACCACGCTCCAGGACCCGAAGGACAAGGTCTGGCTGGAGAACCTGATGGCGTACACCGGCACCGGCGTCAACGGGATGTCGTTCACCTACTGGTCGTGGAACCCGAACTCGGGTGACACCGGCGGCATCGCCAACGACGACTGGACCACCGTCAACCAGGCCAAGCAGGCCATCCTCCAGCCGTACCTGATCCCGCCGACGGGTGGCGGCACCACCAGCCCGTCCCCCACCGGCACCCCGAACACCTCACCGACGCCGACCACGCCGGCACCGAGCGGCGGCTGCACCGCCAGCTACAAGCAGGTCAACGCCTGGGCCGGCGGTTTCCAGGGTGAGCTGACCGTCAAGAACACCGGCACCGCCGCGGTGAACCCGTGGTCGGCCACCTGGACGTGGCCGTCCGGGGTGACGCTGGCCAGCGGCTGGAACGCCACCGTCACGCAGTCCGGCACCACGGTCACGGCCGCCGCGCCGGGCTGGGCGTCGTCGCTGGCCCCGGGCGCGTCGGTCACCGTCGGCTTCACCGCCAACGGCACCGCCGCGACGCCGGGCAGCGTCAAGCTCAACGGCACCGCCTGCTGA
- the miaB gene encoding tRNA (N6-isopentenyl adenosine(37)-C2)-methylthiotransferase MiaB gives MTTAAAGSPRTYQVRTYGCQMNVHDSERISGLLEDAGYVRAAESVEQPDVVVFNTCAVRENADNRLYGNLGHLRPVKTKHPGMQIAVGGCLAQKDRGEIVRKAPWVDVVFGTHNIGSLPALLDRARHNAAAEVEILESLEVFPSTLPTRRESTYAGWVSISVGCNNTCTFCIVPALRGKEKDRRPGDVLSEVRALVDEGVLEVTLLGQNVNSYGVEFGDRYAFGKLLRACGDIDGLERVRFTSPHPKDFTDDVIAAMAETPNVCHSLHMPLQSGSDDVLKAMRRSYRSERYLGIIEKVRAAMPDAAITTDIIVGFPGETEADFSRTLDVVREARFSSAFTFQYSKRPGTPAATMADQLPKQVVQERYERLIACVEEITWAENKKLVGETVEVLVAVGEGRKDERTGRMSGRARDGRLVHFATGELAGQIRPGDIVHTAVTYAAPHHLNADGVPLSHRRTRAGDAAEAGRAPRTPGVLLGLPTVGAPAAAPAPTGGCAAH, from the coding sequence ATGACTACCGCAGCCGCGGGCAGCCCGCGCACCTACCAGGTGCGCACGTACGGCTGCCAGATGAACGTGCACGACTCCGAGCGCATCTCCGGCCTGCTCGAAGACGCCGGCTACGTGCGCGCCGCCGAGTCCGTCGAGCAGCCCGACGTGGTGGTGTTCAACACCTGCGCGGTCCGGGAGAACGCCGACAACCGGCTCTACGGCAACCTCGGCCACCTGCGCCCGGTCAAGACGAAACACCCCGGGATGCAGATCGCGGTCGGCGGCTGCCTGGCCCAGAAGGACCGCGGCGAGATCGTCCGCAAGGCGCCCTGGGTGGACGTGGTCTTCGGCACGCACAACATCGGCTCGCTGCCGGCGCTGCTGGACCGGGCCCGGCACAACGCGGCAGCCGAGGTGGAGATCCTCGAGTCGCTGGAGGTCTTTCCGTCCACGCTGCCGACCCGGCGCGAGTCGACGTACGCGGGCTGGGTCTCCATCTCCGTCGGCTGCAACAACACCTGCACGTTCTGCATCGTGCCGGCGCTGCGCGGCAAGGAGAAGGACCGCCGTCCCGGCGACGTGCTCTCCGAGGTCCGGGCGCTCGTCGACGAGGGCGTGCTGGAGGTGACGCTGCTCGGGCAGAACGTCAACTCCTACGGCGTCGAGTTCGGCGACCGGTACGCGTTCGGCAAGCTGCTGCGCGCCTGCGGCGACATCGACGGGCTGGAGCGGGTCCGGTTCACCAGCCCGCACCCGAAGGACTTCACCGACGACGTGATCGCGGCGATGGCCGAGACGCCGAACGTCTGCCACTCGCTGCACATGCCGTTGCAGTCCGGCTCCGACGACGTGCTCAAGGCGATGCGCCGCTCGTACCGGTCGGAGCGCTACCTGGGGATCATCGAGAAGGTCCGGGCGGCGATGCCGGACGCGGCGATCACCACGGACATCATCGTCGGCTTCCCCGGCGAGACCGAGGCGGACTTCTCCCGCACGCTCGACGTGGTCCGGGAGGCCCGGTTCTCCTCGGCGTTCACGTTCCAGTACTCCAAGCGCCCCGGCACCCCGGCCGCCACCATGGCCGACCAGCTCCCCAAGCAGGTCGTGCAGGAGCGGTACGAGCGGCTGATCGCCTGCGTCGAGGAGATCACCTGGGCGGAGAACAAGAAGCTGGTCGGCGAGACGGTCGAGGTGCTGGTCGCGGTCGGCGAGGGGCGCAAGGACGAGCGCACCGGCCGGATGTCCGGCCGGGCCCGCGACGGCCGGCTCGTGCACTTCGCGACCGGCGAGCTGGCCGGGCAGATCCGTCCCGGCGACATCGTGCACACCGCCGTCACGTACGCGGCCCCGCACCACCTCAACGCCGACGGGGTGCCGCTGTCGCACCGGCGCACCCGGGCCGGGGACGCGGCCGAGGCGGGACGCGCCCCGCGTACCCCCGGGGTGCTGCTCGGGCTGCCGACGGTCGGCGCGCCGGCCGCGGCGCCCGCCCCCACCGGCGGCTGCGCCGCCCACTGA
- the selD gene encoding selenide, water dikinase SelD → MTDTFRLTDHARGGGCACKIPPGELEAMVAGLGPSGGVAELLVGLENGDDAAVVRLDERTGLVTTADFFTPVVDDAYDWGRIAAANALSDVYAMGGTPLVALNLLCWPREVLPLELAREVLRGGQDVAREAGCHLAGGHSVDDDGPKYGLAVTGVVRPDELITLDAGRAGLPLSLTKPLGVGVLNTRHKQTGERFAEAVDSMARLNRDAARAAVAAGIRCGTDVTGFGLLGHASKLARASRLTVVIDTAAVPYLPGAREALRDGYVSGGTRRNLEWVTPWTDAGGADESERLLLADAQTSGGLLVAGEVPGGTVVGELLPASDHLIRLR, encoded by the coding sequence GTGACCGACACGTTCCGGCTGACCGACCACGCCCGCGGCGGCGGCTGCGCCTGCAAGATCCCGCCCGGCGAGCTGGAGGCGATGGTCGCCGGGCTGGGCCCGAGCGGCGGCGTCGCCGAGCTGCTGGTCGGCCTGGAGAACGGCGACGACGCCGCGGTGGTCCGGCTGGACGAGCGCACCGGCCTGGTGACCACCGCCGACTTCTTCACCCCGGTGGTCGACGACGCGTACGACTGGGGCCGCATCGCCGCCGCGAACGCGCTCTCCGACGTGTACGCCATGGGCGGCACGCCGCTGGTCGCGCTCAACCTGCTGTGCTGGCCGCGTGAGGTGCTGCCGCTGGAACTGGCCCGGGAGGTGCTGCGCGGCGGGCAGGACGTGGCCCGCGAGGCGGGCTGTCACCTGGCCGGCGGGCACAGCGTGGACGACGACGGCCCGAAGTACGGCCTGGCGGTCACCGGGGTGGTCCGCCCGGACGAGCTGATCACGTTGGACGCCGGGCGGGCCGGGCTGCCGCTGTCGCTGACCAAGCCGCTCGGCGTCGGCGTGCTCAACACCCGGCACAAGCAGACCGGGGAGCGGTTCGCGGAGGCGGTCGACTCGATGGCCCGGCTCAACCGGGACGCCGCCCGCGCCGCGGTGGCCGCCGGCATCCGCTGCGGCACCGACGTGACCGGCTTCGGGCTGCTCGGGCACGCCTCGAAGCTGGCCCGCGCCAGCCGGCTCACGGTCGTGATCGACACCGCCGCGGTGCCCTACCTGCCGGGCGCGCGGGAGGCGCTGCGTGACGGGTACGTCAGCGGTGGCACCCGACGCAACCTGGAGTGGGTGACGCCGTGGACCGACGCCGGCGGCGCCGACGAGTCCGAGCGGCTGCTGCTGGCCGACGCGCAGACGTCGGGCGGCCTGCTGGTGGCCGGCGAGGTGCCGGGCGGCACGGTGGTCGGCGAGCTGCTGCCCGCCTCCGACCACCTGATCCGGCTCCGCTGA